In one window of uncultured Fusobacterium sp. DNA:
- the cas6 gene encoding CRISPR system precrRNA processing endoribonuclease RAMP protein Cas6, translating to MICSFTIYLKPINLGKRILKYENYNYLSQSLKNILTEEELKKIIVSNFLTKDRYFEDKNYSVKISALDGNILIKLFQFFFLKKMENEKINFGETEFFILNIYNNNKYAKQLISDEDKNREDNLLRLKLITPMFFKIGNRFITSEDITLIIKNIEKKLKKSSVESFERYLTTSELREKIRLLVDNTKRIEIDIDIIGSIGEIIYDISSLTDEEKERVIFLFKFAFFSGIGYLTEKGYGQIEMI from the coding sequence ATGATTTGTAGCTTTACTATATATCTAAAACCTATAAATTTAGGAAAAAGGATTTTAAAATATGAAAATTATAACTATCTTTCTCAAAGTTTAAAAAATATCTTAACTGAAGAAGAATTAAAGAAAATCATAGTAAGTAATTTTTTAACTAAGGATAGATATTTTGAAGACAAAAATTATTCTGTAAAAATAAGTGCTTTAGATGGGAATATATTAATTAAATTATTTCAATTTTTCTTTTTAAAAAAAATGGAAAATGAAAAAATTAATTTTGGTGAAACAGAGTTTTTTATTTTAAATATCTATAATAATAATAAGTATGCTAAACAATTAATTAGTGATGAAGATAAAAATAGAGAGGATAATTTATTGAGGTTAAAGTTAATTACTCCAATGTTTTTTAAAATAGGAAATAGATTTATAACTAGTGAAGATATAACCTTAATTATAAAAAATATAGAGAAAAAACTTAAAAAAAGTAGTGTAGAGAGTTTTGAAAGATATTTGACAACTTCTGAGCTGAGAGAAAAGATAAGATTATTAGTAGACAATACTAAAAGGATAGAAATAGATATTGATATAATTGGAAGTATAGGTGAAATAATATATGATATATCATCACTTACTGACGAGGAGAAAGAGAGAGTAATATTTTTATTTAAATTTGCTTTTTTCTCTGGAATAGGATATTTGACAGAGAAAGGTTATGGACAGAT